A DNA window from Christiangramia salexigens contains the following coding sequences:
- a CDS encoding penicillin-binding protein, with protein MATTEKSILNRMYFVAGCLFIFAIAVGVKLLNIQFVHGDYYKELAEDRTFKSFKIPANRGNLYDVNGNLLATSVPKYDIRFDAVTVSDKNFEANIGPLSESLSKMLGQPASYYSQKLRTARANKQRYVLIARNLGYSQYMKIREFPMFNLGAYKGGMITEQSTVREHPLGKMGERTVGYERRDENGYFTRVGLEGAFSNYLRGTDGRRLKQKIAKGQWKPISDNNEMEPKDGYDVISTIDVNIQDIAHHSLLRQLEYFEAEHGTVVVMETKTGEIKAMSNLGRTKDGTYFEKRNYAVYESHEPGSTFKLMAMVAALEDKVVDTSQIIDTEKGVVRFYGRAVRDSRHGGYGKISAARAFELSSNTAFTKMITEGYKNDPSKFVDRLYDMGLNQKIGLEIKGEGSPRVPHPQDKNWNGLSLPWMAFGYGVSLTPLQTLTFYNAIANDGEMIKPRFIKAVKDRDKSILTMEKQVMNPSICSPETAKKVREMMKNTVERGTAENIYTENFSMAGKTGTCQTEYWIEPGRYIASFAGYFPAEDPKYSCIVVIHKPNRRKGYYGNIVAAPVFKDIARKIYTDTPVMDELESLEVEDPEVKEDFEQYYAKISNEKLLMPDVTGMPAMDAVSLLENLGLEVRIHGEGIVKRQSVSAGQKIKNKQSVNLELS; from the coding sequence ATGGCTACAACCGAAAAAAGCATCCTGAATCGTATGTATTTCGTGGCTGGCTGTCTGTTCATTTTTGCCATTGCCGTTGGGGTGAAGTTGCTTAATATTCAGTTCGTTCATGGCGATTATTATAAAGAGCTTGCAGAGGATAGAACTTTTAAGAGCTTTAAAATTCCGGCAAACCGCGGTAATCTTTATGATGTAAATGGAAACCTGCTGGCAACATCGGTGCCTAAATATGATATCAGGTTTGATGCGGTAACCGTTTCAGATAAAAATTTCGAAGCTAATATTGGACCTCTGTCTGAGAGCCTTTCTAAAATGCTGGGACAACCTGCGTCATATTATTCGCAAAAGTTAAGAACAGCCAGAGCTAATAAGCAACGTTATGTACTTATTGCCCGAAACCTGGGATACTCACAATATATGAAGATCAGGGAATTTCCAATGTTCAATCTTGGTGCTTATAAAGGTGGTATGATCACCGAGCAAAGCACGGTGAGAGAACATCCTTTGGGGAAAATGGGAGAGCGTACTGTTGGATATGAGCGTCGTGATGAGAACGGTTATTTTACCAGAGTTGGACTTGAAGGAGCATTTAGTAATTACCTGCGAGGAACAGATGGGCGCCGGTTAAAACAAAAGATCGCTAAAGGACAATGGAAACCTATTAGTGATAATAACGAAATGGAGCCTAAAGATGGATATGATGTAATATCCACTATAGACGTAAATATTCAGGATATAGCCCATCATTCATTGCTTCGTCAATTGGAGTATTTTGAAGCAGAGCATGGGACGGTAGTGGTTATGGAGACCAAAACCGGAGAGATCAAGGCGATGTCCAATTTAGGCAGAACCAAGGACGGGACTTATTTCGAAAAACGAAATTATGCGGTATATGAATCTCATGAACCGGGTTCTACCTTCAAATTAATGGCTATGGTTGCAGCTTTAGAAGATAAAGTTGTAGATACAAGTCAGATTATAGATACAGAAAAAGGAGTCGTGAGATTTTATGGCAGGGCTGTTAGGGATTCCCGTCATGGCGGATATGGTAAGATCTCTGCTGCCCGCGCTTTCGAACTTTCTTCCAATACGGCATTTACAAAAATGATTACCGAAGGATATAAGAATGATCCTTCAAAATTTGTGGACAGGCTATATGATATGGGTCTTAACCAGAAGATCGGTCTTGAAATTAAGGGTGAGGGATCCCCCCGAGTTCCTCACCCTCAAGACAAAAACTGGAATGGATTGAGCTTGCCATGGATGGCTTTTGGTTATGGAGTTTCTCTTACGCCACTGCAAACCCTAACATTTTATAATGCCATTGCGAATGATGGCGAAATGATCAAGCCAAGATTTATCAAGGCTGTAAAGGATAGAGATAAATCTATTCTAACAATGGAAAAACAGGTGATGAACCCTTCTATATGTTCACCCGAAACTGCTAAGAAGGTTAGGGAGATGATGAAGAATACCGTTGAAAGGGGAACTGCCGAAAATATTTATACCGAAAATTTCTCAATGGCAGGTAAGACCGGAACCTGTCAAACCGAATACTGGATAGAGCCAGGAAGATATATCGCATCATTTGCCGGTTACTTCCCGGCAGAAGATCCTAAATATTCCTGTATCGTGGTTATACATAAGCCTAACAGAAGGAAAGGTTATTACGGGAATATTGTAGCTGCTCCGGTATTTAAAGATATCGCCAGAAAGATCTATACCGATACCCCGGTCATGGATGAGCTGGAATCACTTGAGGTTGAAGATCCTGAAGTGAAAGAAGATTTTGAGCAGTATTATGCAAAGATCAGCAATGAAAAACTGCTGATGCCGGACGTTACAGGGATGCCTGCAATGGATGCAGTCTCGCTTCTGGAAAACCTTGGCCTGGAAGTTAGAATCCATGGTGAAGGGATTGTAAAAAGACAATCTGTATCTGCCGGACAAAAAATAAAGAATAAACAATCTGTAAATCTGGAATTGAGTTGA
- the mraZ gene encoding division/cell wall cluster transcriptional repressor MraZ — MVNLIGTYECKVDAKGRLMVPSALKKQLAPMLQEGFVIKRSVFQDCLELYPMSEWNVLMGKMNKLNRFKKKNNDFIRKFTAGVKTVDVDTNGRLLIPKDLTAFAGIEKEIVISSAINIVEIWDKNKYENALEAASDDFADLAEEVMGNDDLDGIS; from the coding sequence GTGGTAAATCTCATAGGAACATACGAATGCAAGGTAGATGCAAAAGGCCGGTTAATGGTGCCTTCTGCATTGAAAAAGCAATTAGCGCCTATGTTGCAGGAGGGATTTGTGATAAAGCGCTCTGTTTTTCAGGATTGCCTTGAGTTGTATCCTATGAGTGAATGGAATGTACTCATGGGGAAGATGAATAAGCTTAACAGGTTTAAGAAGAAGAATAACGATTTTATTAGAAAGTTTACTGCCGGAGTGAAGACCGTTGATGTAGATACAAATGGCAGGCTTTTGATACCAAAAGATCTGACAGCTTTTGCCGGAATTGAGAAAGAGATCGTGATCTCATCGGCGATTAACATTGTGGAGATCTGGGATAAAAATAAATATGAAAATGCCCTTGAGGCCGCTTCAGATGATTTTGCCGATCTGGCTGAAGAGGTGATGGGAAATGATGATCTGGATGGAATATCATAA
- the rsmH gene encoding 16S rRNA (cytosine(1402)-N(4))-methyltransferase RsmH: protein MEYHNPVLLKESVDGLDIKPDGIYVDVTFGGGGHSREILKRLGEGGRLYAFDQDKDALENKIDDSRFTLINENFRFLKRFLRFYGVKQVDGILGDFGVSSHQFNEAERGFSTRFDAKLDMRMNQGSQLSAYEVINEYDEEQLKKLFYAYADLKNAPKLSRVIVAERSKGPIETSEQLNELLKPLLFKGKENKILAQIYQAIRIEVNQEIEVLKEFLLQTEELLKPGGRLSLISYHSLEDRLVKRYIRSGLFEGEPEKDMFGNVFVPFKKVKGLVVPSKEEIKENNRARSAKLRIATKL from the coding sequence ATGGAATATCATAACCCCGTATTATTAAAGGAGTCTGTAGATGGTTTGGATATCAAACCAGACGGAATCTATGTGGATGTGACTTTTGGTGGTGGCGGGCATTCTCGTGAAATATTGAAAAGACTTGGAGAAGGCGGCAGATTGTACGCCTTTGATCAGGATAAGGATGCTCTGGAGAATAAAATTGATGATAGTCGTTTCACGCTTATCAATGAAAACTTCAGATTCCTAAAGCGTTTTTTGAGGTTTTATGGTGTAAAGCAGGTGGATGGAATATTAGGTGACTTTGGTGTTTCCTCTCATCAATTCAATGAGGCTGAACGAGGTTTTAGTACGAGGTTCGATGCTAAGCTGGATATGAGAATGAACCAGGGGAGTCAGTTAAGCGCTTATGAAGTGATCAATGAATATGATGAAGAGCAGTTGAAAAAGTTGTTCTATGCGTATGCCGATTTAAAAAATGCTCCAAAGCTTTCACGGGTTATTGTAGCTGAAAGAAGTAAGGGTCCTATTGAAACCAGTGAGCAGTTAAACGAGTTGTTGAAACCATTATTGTTTAAAGGAAAAGAAAATAAGATTCTGGCGCAGATCTATCAGGCGATACGGATCGAGGTGAATCAGGAAATAGAGGTTCTTAAAGAATTTTTACTGCAAACCGAGGAGCTTTTAAAGCCGGGTGGAAGACTGAGTTTGATCTCGTATCACTCATTAGAGGATCGTTTGGTAAAGAGGTATATAAGGAGTGGTTTGTTTGAAGGAGAACCTGAGAAAGATATGTTTGGGAATGTATTCGTGCCATTTAAAAAAGTAAAAGGACTCGTGGTTCCTTCTAAAGAGGAAATAAAGGAAAACAACAGGGCGAGAAGTGCCAAATTAAGAATTGCAACCAAATTGTAA
- a CDS encoding GTPase has product MKKLIFVYNANSGRLNSCMDSLHKLLQPSTYDCELCDLTHGVFSEKTEWKDFRKELEVETEFLHKDEFKKTYASKFGHKYDYPVILAETHHGIELIISKDELSFINSVDELIQQIKNALNSG; this is encoded by the coding sequence GTGAAAAAGCTCATTTTCGTATATAATGCAAATTCTGGCAGGCTCAACTCTTGTATGGATTCCCTTCATAAATTGTTGCAGCCTTCCACCTACGATTGCGAATTATGCGATTTAACACATGGAGTTTTTTCAGAAAAAACCGAATGGAAGGATTTTAGAAAAGAATTGGAGGTTGAAACCGAGTTCTTACACAAGGATGAATTCAAAAAGACCTATGCCTCTAAGTTTGGTCATAAATATGATTATCCGGTGATCCTCGCTGAAACCCATCATGGTATAGAGCTTATTATCTCAAAGGATGAGTTGTCGTTTATTAATTCGGTAGACGAATTGATTCAGCAAATAAAGAATGCTCTAAATTCAGGATGA
- the gldC gene encoding gliding motility protein GldC — protein MANYKKSEINIEVVTDENHVPENITWSAEDGNVYKEEAKALMLSVWDSKQQETLRIDLWTKEMPVDEMKKFFHQTLVSMSDTYYRSTQDDKMRDTMKDFCDYFAEKTEIKKS, from the coding sequence ATGGCCAATTATAAGAAATCTGAAATTAATATCGAAGTAGTTACCGATGAGAACCATGTTCCGGAGAACATTACATGGAGTGCAGAAGACGGTAATGTTTATAAAGAAGAAGCCAAGGCCTTGATGTTATCTGTTTGGGATAGTAAACAACAGGAAACTTTGAGAATAGACCTTTGGACCAAGGAAATGCCTGTAGATGAAATGAAAAAATTCTTTCATCAAACCCTGGTTTCTATGAGTGATACATACTATCGTTCTACGCAGGATGATAAGATGAGAGATACTATGAAGGATTTCTGCGATTATTTCGCTGAAAAAACTGAAATAAAAAAGTCATAA
- a CDS encoding FtsL-like putative cell division protein yields the protein MKKGFYNILKANFLISNDAVKNWRFIVFCTVLAIIMIASSHSAERKVHEIAKLNNEVRELRSEFVERRSDLMKIKMESTITEKMADKGIGPSDTPPNKVRVIIKD from the coding sequence ATGAAAAAAGGTTTTTACAACATACTAAAGGCTAATTTTTTAATTAGCAATGATGCAGTAAAGAACTGGCGTTTCATTGTTTTCTGCACCGTGCTGGCAATAATTATGATCGCCAGTTCCCACAGTGCAGAAAGAAAGGTACATGAAATCGCAAAACTGAATAATGAAGTGAGAGAATTGAGGAGTGAATTTGTTGAAAGACGATCAGATCTAATGAAGATCAAAATGGAGTCTACCATTACAGAGAAAATGGCAGATAAAGGGATTGGGCCATCAGATACCCCACCCAATAAAGTAAGAGTGATAATAAAAGATTAA
- a CDS encoding UDP-N-acetylmuramoyl-L-alanyl-D-glutamate--2,6-diaminopimelate ligase — MKVLKDILYKVNMKAVAGDTGVTVNNIHFDSRKVQLNDVFVAIRGSLTDGHDFIKNAENQGALAIVCEKMPEQKINGVTYIEVKDTKKALAFISANYYDNPSEKLKLVGVTGTNGKTTIATLLYDLFKKAGFKVGLLSTVKVMVNDEEHQAIRTTPDSITINSYLNEMNKAGVEFCFMEVSSHGIDQHRTTALKFEGGIFTNLSHDHLDYHKDFAEYRDVKKRFFDELPSSAFALVNSDDKNGMVMLQNTKANKYTYALKSYADYKAQILENQFTGLLLKIDDQELWSRLIGSFNAYNVLAIYAAADLLGLKTIEILQIISQLNSVSGRFQYVVSEKKKITAIVDYAHTPDALKNVLETINSIRTKNEELITVVGCGGDRDTTKRPKMGHIASALSSKVIFTSDNPRTEDPEKIIEDVEAGVQPQNFKKTMSVTNRKQAIKTACQMASENDIILIAGKGHETYQEVNGERFEFDDFKIVNEFLKQLDK, encoded by the coding sequence TTGAAAGTATTAAAGGACATACTTTATAAAGTTAACATGAAGGCGGTTGCCGGGGATACCGGTGTGACGGTGAATAATATTCATTTTGATTCGAGAAAAGTTCAGCTTAACGATGTATTTGTAGCCATTAGAGGAAGTCTTACTGATGGTCACGACTTTATAAAAAATGCTGAAAATCAGGGAGCACTTGCAATTGTATGCGAGAAAATGCCTGAGCAAAAAATAAATGGTGTTACCTATATAGAGGTAAAAGATACCAAAAAGGCGTTAGCCTTTATTTCTGCAAACTATTATGATAATCCTTCAGAAAAGCTGAAGCTGGTTGGAGTTACCGGGACAAACGGTAAAACCACTATTGCAACTTTATTATATGATCTGTTCAAAAAAGCAGGTTTCAAAGTTGGTTTGCTTTCTACTGTTAAGGTAATGGTGAATGATGAAGAACATCAAGCCATTAGAACCACGCCAGATTCTATCACTATCAATTCGTATTTGAACGAAATGAATAAAGCAGGTGTTGAATTCTGTTTTATGGAGGTTAGCTCTCACGGGATAGACCAGCACAGAACTACAGCTTTAAAATTTGAAGGTGGGATTTTCACCAATTTGTCGCATGATCATCTTGATTACCATAAGGACTTTGCTGAATACCGCGATGTTAAAAAACGCTTCTTCGATGAACTTCCTTCATCGGCTTTTGCCCTAGTGAATTCTGACGATAAGAATGGGATGGTAATGCTTCAGAATACAAAGGCAAATAAATATACCTATGCCTTAAAATCTTATGCCGACTATAAGGCTCAGATCCTGGAGAATCAATTTACCGGTTTATTGCTTAAGATTGATGATCAGGAATTGTGGTCCCGACTTATAGGAAGCTTTAATGCATATAATGTTTTGGCAATTTATGCGGCCGCAGATCTTTTAGGTTTAAAAACCATTGAAATACTTCAGATCATTAGTCAGTTAAATTCTGTTAGCGGAAGATTTCAGTATGTAGTTTCAGAAAAAAAGAAGATCACTGCAATTGTAGATTATGCTCATACTCCTGATGCTTTAAAAAATGTTCTGGAAACCATCAATAGCATAAGAACGAAAAATGAGGAATTGATCACGGTAGTTGGATGTGGTGGCGACAGGGATACTACCAAGAGGCCTAAAATGGGACATATCGCATCTGCATTAAGCAGTAAGGTGATTTTTACAAGTGATAATCCAAGAACTGAGGATCCCGAAAAGATAATAGAAGATGTGGAAGCGGGTGTTCAACCTCAGAATTTTAAAAAGACAATGAGTGTGACCAACAGGAAGCAGGCTATAAAAACAGCCTGTCAAATGGCTAGCGAAAATGATATCATACTTATTGCAGGAAAAGGCCATGAAACTTACCAGGAAGTTAATGGGGAGCGGTTTGAATTTGATGATTTTAAAATAGTGAATGAATTTTTAAAACAACTGGATAAATAA
- a CDS encoding alpha/beta fold hydrolase yields the protein MKDHLRQEGKFTYLEKGEGTPIVILHGLMGGLSNFDGVVDYFPEKGYKVLIPELPLYSMSLLKTSVGTFARYLKEFIDYKGYENVILLGNSLGGHIALLATKMFPEVVKALVITGSSGLYENAMGESYPRRGDYEFIKKKAEAVFYDPEVATKEIVDEVYETVGDRNKLVKTLAIAKSAIRHNMAKDLPKMKTPTCIIWGKNDTVTPPEVAEDFDRLLPDSDLYWIDKCGHAAMMEHPEEFNQLLQKWFEERKF from the coding sequence ATGAAAGATCACTTAAGGCAAGAGGGAAAATTCACATATCTTGAAAAAGGCGAAGGCACTCCGATTGTTATTCTTCACGGACTCATGGGAGGCCTGAGTAATTTTGATGGTGTAGTGGATTATTTTCCGGAGAAAGGTTATAAAGTTTTAATCCCGGAATTACCGCTTTACTCAATGTCGTTATTAAAAACCAGCGTTGGCACTTTCGCCAGGTATTTAAAAGAATTTATAGATTATAAAGGCTATGAAAATGTGATCCTCTTAGGGAATTCCCTGGGTGGACATATCGCACTTCTGGCTACCAAAATGTTCCCCGAAGTAGTTAAAGCTTTGGTCATTACAGGAAGTTCAGGCTTATATGAAAATGCCATGGGTGAAAGTTACCCAAGACGTGGTGATTATGAGTTCATTAAAAAGAAAGCCGAAGCTGTTTTTTATGACCCTGAGGTAGCTACTAAAGAAATTGTAGATGAAGTTTATGAAACCGTAGGCGACAGAAACAAATTGGTAAAAACCCTGGCTATTGCCAAAAGTGCTATTCGCCACAATATGGCGAAAGACCTTCCAAAAATGAAAACTCCTACCTGTATTATTTGGGGAAAGAACGACACCGTTACGCCTCCGGAGGTAGCAGAAGATTTCGACAGACTTTTACCTGATTCGGACCTTTACTGGATAGACAAATGTGGACATGCTGCAATGATGGAGCATCCCGAAGAATTTAACCAGTTGCTTCAAAAATGGTTTGAGGAAAGAAAATTCTAA
- the yihA gene encoding ribosome biogenesis GTP-binding protein YihA/YsxC: MKIKTAEFVVSNSKVDQCPNSTLPEYAFIGRSNVGKSSLINMLTGRKSLAKTSAKPGKTQLINHFLINKNWHLVDLPGYGYAQVSKSTKKVFQKFITAYFEKRTQMVCAFVLIDSRHKPQPIDMEFMQWLGEHAIPFCIIFTKADKLKPKVLEENISNYKAEMLEVWEEMPEYFITSATASLGQDDVLDYIDDINLKLNSLKSS, from the coding sequence ATGAAGATCAAAACGGCAGAATTTGTAGTCAGCAATTCCAAGGTTGACCAATGCCCCAATAGCACACTCCCCGAATACGCTTTTATCGGAAGAAGTAACGTAGGAAAATCTTCCCTTATCAATATGCTTACGGGAAGAAAATCTCTTGCCAAGACTTCAGCCAAACCGGGAAAAACCCAATTGATCAATCATTTTCTCATCAATAAAAACTGGCATCTTGTAGATCTTCCGGGTTATGGGTACGCTCAGGTTTCTAAATCCACTAAAAAGGTTTTTCAAAAGTTCATCACCGCCTACTTTGAAAAAAGAACTCAGATGGTGTGTGCCTTTGTTTTAATAGACTCCAGACATAAACCTCAGCCTATAGATATGGAATTTATGCAATGGCTCGGCGAGCATGCGATTCCATTTTGTATAATTTTCACTAAGGCTGATAAGTTGAAACCAAAAGTTCTTGAGGAGAATATCTCAAATTATAAAGCAGAAATGCTGGAAGTCTGGGAGGAAATGCCAGAATACTTCATTACCTCGGCAACTGCAAGCCTCGGCCAGGATGATGTGCTAGATTATATTGACGATATTAATCTAAAACTGAATTCTCTTAAATCATCCTGA
- the murD gene encoding UDP-N-acetylmuramoyl-L-alanine--D-glutamate ligase yields the protein MGSKKIAILGGGESGIGTAILAKKKGYTVFLSDKGKIKEKYREVLRNIKVEWEDERHTEAKIFDAEIVMKSPGIPDSAPMIKRLREEGIQVVSEIEFASWFSEVPVVGITGSNGKTTVTNLVQHLLKKGGIKSGMGGNIGNSYAKMVADDEPDWFVLELSSFQLDGIESFRPHIGILTNITPDHLDRYDYKLENYIDSKFRITKNQTEGDYFIYDADDKNITDWLDKHSIRSQKLPFSLERKFENGAYIENEQIVVKINNTQFTMPTSELALQGKHNAKNAMAAATVAQLLRIRKQTIRESMADFDGVEHRLEKVLKINNVLYINDSKATNVNATFYALESMESETVWIIGGVDKGNIYDDLLPLVNEKVKAIICLGVDNDKIKRSFGNIVETMLETTSMDEAVKMAYRLADKGDNVLLSPACASFDLFENYEDRGRQFKDAVRNL from the coding sequence GTGGGAAGTAAGAAAATTGCAATCCTTGGAGGAGGCGAAAGTGGAATTGGAACAGCGATTCTGGCAAAGAAGAAGGGGTATACTGTATTTCTATCTGATAAAGGAAAGATCAAGGAAAAGTATAGAGAAGTTCTTAGGAATATTAAGGTTGAATGGGAGGATGAGCGGCATACCGAAGCCAAGATTTTTGATGCAGAGATTGTGATGAAAAGTCCTGGTATCCCAGATTCGGCACCTATGATCAAAAGGCTTAGGGAGGAAGGAATTCAGGTGGTTTCAGAAATAGAATTTGCTTCCTGGTTTTCTGAAGTTCCGGTTGTAGGTATCACCGGAAGTAATGGTAAGACCACCGTTACCAATTTAGTTCAGCATTTATTGAAAAAAGGCGGAATTAAATCTGGAATGGGTGGAAATATTGGAAACAGCTACGCTAAAATGGTGGCAGATGATGAGCCTGATTGGTTTGTGCTTGAATTGAGCAGTTTTCAATTGGACGGGATAGAAAGCTTTAGGCCGCATATTGGAATTTTGACCAATATTACGCCAGACCATTTAGACCGATATGATTATAAACTTGAAAATTATATAGACTCAAAGTTCAGAATAACTAAAAATCAAACCGAAGGAGATTATTTCATCTACGATGCAGATGATAAGAATATAACAGACTGGCTTGATAAGCACAGTATAAGATCTCAAAAATTACCGTTTTCACTTGAACGAAAATTTGAAAATGGCGCATATATAGAAAACGAACAAATTGTTGTAAAAATAAATAACACTCAATTTACTATGCCAACATCAGAACTTGCCCTTCAGGGCAAACATAATGCTAAAAATGCTATGGCTGCTGCGACAGTAGCCCAATTATTAAGAATAAGAAAGCAAACTATTCGTGAGAGTATGGCCGATTTTGATGGAGTAGAACACCGTCTTGAGAAAGTTCTAAAGATCAATAATGTGCTTTATATCAACGATTCCAAAGCGACCAATGTAAATGCTACATTTTACGCGCTAGAAAGTATGGAATCTGAGACGGTTTGGATCATTGGAGGTGTAGATAAAGGGAATATATATGATGATCTGCTTCCATTGGTAAATGAAAAGGTGAAGGCTATTATTTGCCTTGGGGTGGATAACGATAAGATCAAAAGATCTTTTGGGAATATAGTGGAAACCATGTTGGAAACCACTTCTATGGATGAAGCCGTGAAAATGGCTTACAGACTGGCAGATAAAGGTGATAATGTTTTGTTGTCTCCTGCATGTGCAAGTTTTGACCTGTTCGAAAATTATGAGGACAGAGGAAGACAATTCAAAGATGCAGTAAGAAATCTGTAA
- the mraY gene encoding phospho-N-acetylmuramoyl-pentapeptide-transferase, whose protein sequence is MLYYLFQFLEEEYQLPGAQLFEYLSFRSAMAIILSIAISTIYGKRIINYLRAKQIGESVRNLGLKGQTEKAGTPTMGGVIIIISTLIPVLLLAKLENIYVILLVVTTLWMGAIGFIDDYIKIFKKDKEGLKGKFKIIGQLGLGLIVGATMYFHPQITTKEVITETNPTENVIARAEVVDMGPEEKNTTTTIPFVKNNEFDYSQLISWINPSLANYAWLIFIPIVIFIVAAVSNGANLTDGIDGLAAGSSAIIVLTLGLFAWVSGNIIFSDYLNIMYIPRSGEMTIFITAFAGALVGFLWYNTFPAQVFMGDTGSLTIGGIIAVLAIATRKELLIPLLCGIFLIENLSVVMQVSWFKYTKKKYGEGRRIFLMSPLHHHYQKKGKHESKIVVRFWIIGIFLAILTIVTLKVR, encoded by the coding sequence ATGCTGTATTACTTATTTCAATTTTTAGAGGAAGAGTATCAGTTGCCTGGAGCGCAGTTGTTTGAATATCTATCGTTCAGGTCTGCGATGGCGATCATCTTGTCTATTGCGATCTCCACTATTTATGGTAAAAGGATCATCAATTATTTACGCGCCAAACAAATTGGAGAAAGCGTTCGTAATCTTGGATTGAAAGGGCAAACCGAAAAGGCTGGTACACCAACGATGGGTGGAGTGATTATAATTATTTCCACACTTATTCCGGTGCTGTTACTTGCTAAACTGGAAAACATTTATGTGATATTATTGGTTGTTACCACCTTGTGGATGGGTGCAATCGGGTTTATAGATGATTATATAAAAATTTTTAAAAAGGATAAGGAAGGTCTTAAGGGTAAATTTAAGATCATAGGTCAGTTAGGTTTGGGGTTAATTGTGGGTGCCACGATGTACTTTCATCCTCAGATTACTACCAAAGAAGTGATTACAGAAACTAATCCAACAGAAAATGTAATTGCAAGAGCAGAGGTAGTGGACATGGGGCCGGAAGAGAAGAATACCACTACGACTATTCCTTTTGTAAAGAATAATGAATTTGATTACTCACAGCTAATTAGCTGGATCAATCCATCCCTGGCGAATTATGCTTGGCTGATTTTTATCCCAATCGTAATCTTTATAGTAGCTGCAGTTTCAAATGGGGCTAATCTTACGGATGGTATAGACGGTCTTGCTGCCGGATCCTCGGCTATTATTGTTCTAACACTTGGCTTATTTGCGTGGGTGTCGGGTAACATCATCTTTTCAGATTATCTGAATATCATGTATATCCCACGTTCTGGTGAAATGACAATTTTTATAACCGCCTTTGCGGGTGCGCTCGTTGGATTTCTGTGGTATAATACATTCCCAGCTCAGGTTTTTATGGGAGACACAGGAAGTCTAACCATTGGTGGTATCATCGCAGTATTGGCTATCGCCACCAGAAAAGAATTATTGATCCCGCTATTATGCGGAATCTTTCTGATAGAAAATCTTTCGGTAGTAATGCAGGTTTCCTGGTTCAAGTATACCAAGAAGAAATATGGGGAGGGAAGAAGAATTTTCCTGATGTCTCCATTGCATCATCACTATCAGAAAAAAGGAAAACACGAGAGTAAGATCGTGGTGAGATTCTGGATTATCGGGATCTTCCTTGCGATTTTGACAATAGTGACTTTAAAAGTTAGATAA